The following are encoded together in the Pseudomonadota bacterium genome:
- a CDS encoding class I SAM-dependent methyltransferase, translating into MSQATPDAIRPRFTRDEKARKSFTSSLRAHVLGTQARRMREHYDEVVQPAFQRAHGRPPADGQEVRSVMKRERDFHFFSSVRSCAQEMVFASVIPAVERDMETLADRATELAGDSNGVGGSLTLDSNFQVPENVTRLDVHLAPGSFHAEWGDDDVSAGAIYDSATRVFAFRQFGEDMNDIGMTMSNFVRLRYPDFKPTKILDCGCTVGHNTLPWKTTFPDAEMHAIDVGPGLLRYAHARAQALEIPVHFHQMSATNMAFEDNSFDVVFSSMFLHELPLKDIKAFFAEAHRVLRPGGLLINMELPPNARTEAYQSFHLDWDTYYNNEPHYKPFRDQDYQSLCVGAGFQANDCIEVTLPRYTFIGEEEFSESVHKPAVFDNSTGRMNPKGTRWYGFGAFKAGETA; encoded by the coding sequence ATGTCACAAGCAACACCCGACGCCATTAGGCCTCGCTTCACCCGAGACGAGAAAGCGAGAAAATCGTTCACCTCGAGTCTCCGCGCACACGTGCTCGGCACTCAGGCGCGACGGATGCGAGAGCACTACGACGAGGTTGTGCAGCCCGCCTTCCAGCGCGCTCACGGCCGGCCGCCGGCTGACGGCCAAGAGGTGCGGTCGGTGATGAAGCGGGAGCGCGACTTCCACTTCTTTTCCAGCGTTCGCAGCTGCGCGCAGGAAATGGTCTTCGCCTCGGTGATTCCTGCCGTGGAACGAGACATGGAGACGCTGGCGGATCGCGCAACCGAGCTGGCCGGTGACTCAAACGGGGTTGGCGGCAGCCTGACGCTGGATTCCAACTTCCAGGTACCGGAGAACGTGACCCGATTGGACGTTCATCTCGCGCCCGGCAGTTTCCATGCGGAGTGGGGTGATGACGACGTGTCAGCGGGCGCCATCTACGACAGCGCCACCCGCGTTTTTGCCTTCCGTCAATTCGGTGAGGACATGAACGACATCGGCATGACCATGTCGAATTTTGTGCGGCTGCGTTATCCCGACTTCAAGCCGACCAAGATCCTCGACTGCGGCTGCACCGTGGGTCACAACACGTTGCCGTGGAAGACGACCTTCCCGGACGCCGAAATGCACGCAATCGACGTGGGCCCGGGGCTGCTGCGCTACGCACATGCCCGCGCGCAGGCCCTGGAAATCCCGGTGCACTTCCACCAGATGAGCGCCACCAACATGGCATTCGAGGACAACAGCTTCGACGTGGTGTTCTCCTCGATGTTCCTCCACGAGCTGCCGCTCAAGGACATCAAGGCGTTTTTCGCAGAGGCCCATCGCGTCCTGCGACCGGGCGGATTGCTGATCAACATGGAGCTGCCGCCGAACGCTCGGACCGAGGCTTACCAGAGTTTCCACCTCGATTGGGACACCTATTACAACAACGAGCCTCACTACAAGCCGTTCCGAGACCAGGATTACCAGTCGCTTTGCGTCGGTGCAGGCTTTCAAGCAAACGACTGCATCGAAGTCACCCTGCCGAGATACACGTTTATCGGCGAGGAAGAGTTCAGCGAGTCAGTTCACAAACCGGCGGTTTTTGACAACTCGACTGGCCGCATGAATCCCAAAGGCACCCGGTGGTACGGGTTCGGCGCCTTCAAAGCTGGAGAAACCGCATGA
- a CDS encoding LysR family transcriptional regulator, which yields MKQLARFLAVMDRGSLAGAARNLGLTQQAISASIARLEQDLNVSLFDRGPGGTTNLTQFGEALLPFARSQLAADERARAAVAAIAEADVGTVTVGIGETFAGDIVADALIKLHKTRPQLRINLVEGYSELLLKRFYQGDFDFVAVAVNDYSLRAGYRAEPIYTTNDIVACRPGHPLSRKTSLTLADLQGYGWLVPYSRPSDTDVIIDAFLQEGLTPPEQFVGSDAYRVGMKILARSDLLLMTSPALVANRFINNAFTILPIDRPTIRRKASLVLDGSRPLTPAAQTLLDNVRAAVSGAKFVTDQHSTTA from the coding sequence TTGAAGCAGTTAGCCCGTTTTCTGGCGGTTATGGACCGAGGGTCCCTCGCCGGTGCCGCGCGCAACCTCGGACTCACGCAGCAGGCCATCAGCGCCAGCATCGCTCGCCTCGAGCAGGACCTCAACGTCTCACTCTTCGACCGCGGGCCCGGGGGCACCACCAACCTGACCCAGTTCGGTGAGGCGCTGTTGCCGTTTGCGCGCTCCCAGCTCGCGGCGGACGAACGGGCCCGGGCAGCGGTAGCGGCCATCGCTGAGGCGGATGTTGGAACGGTCACCGTGGGAATCGGTGAGACGTTTGCCGGCGATATTGTTGCGGACGCGCTTATCAAACTCCACAAAACCCGCCCCCAGCTTCGGATCAATCTGGTTGAGGGCTATTCAGAGCTACTGCTGAAACGCTTCTATCAGGGCGACTTCGACTTTGTGGCGGTTGCCGTCAACGATTACTCGCTGCGCGCGGGCTATCGCGCTGAGCCGATCTATACCACCAACGATATCGTCGCGTGCCGACCCGGACATCCGCTTTCCCGCAAAACCAGCCTGACGCTGGCCGATCTGCAGGGTTACGGCTGGCTGGTGCCCTATTCTCGGCCCTCCGACACGGACGTCATTATCGATGCTTTTCTGCAGGAAGGGCTAACACCGCCAGAGCAGTTTGTCGGTTCGGATGCTTACCGAGTCGGCATGAAGATCCTGGCCCGAAGCGATCTCTTGCTCATGACCTCGCCGGCGCTGGTAGCCAACCGGTTTATCAACAACGCTTTTACGATCCTGCCGATTGATCGACCCACCATTCGGCGCAAAGCCAGCCTGGTGCTCGACGGCAGCCGGCCGCTCACCCCCGCCGCACAAACCCTGCTGGATAACGTGCGGGCTGCGGTGAGCGGCGCGAAGTTTGTCACCGACCAGCACAGCACCACAGCCTGA
- a CDS encoding DUF1838 family protein — MTEHSGGLTRRQALLGAAGLAMFGTLPGVTQAAAQRSFAPQFKDPVDALRAHVKLVGSLGTETVISFYRLNIYADLHDGNFIPMFTMNNLLVDKWEARANNTHQMTKYEAGYYSEIDGYEPLTEHPHLLTKKPVRIRNFRLGPVPRGYTPEKYLVMGYNPNPLPLEVIGDRVFLATQSIESSPDFVDPSKTRYTNSFMTYSATLADMQDDSMASAPVHAQLQNKNEWQPYMNMGDQAGGTIARGFGCKVAGFFSCEP; from the coding sequence ATGACAGAACACAGTGGTGGGCTTACACGGCGGCAGGCGCTCCTCGGCGCGGCCGGCCTCGCGATGTTTGGCACCCTGCCCGGGGTCACGCAGGCGGCAGCTCAGCGCTCCTTTGCGCCTCAGTTCAAAGATCCGGTGGACGCGCTGCGGGCGCACGTGAAGCTGGTGGGCAGCCTGGGCACAGAGACGGTCATCTCCTTTTATCGCCTGAACATCTATGCCGACCTGCACGACGGCAACTTCATCCCGATGTTCACCATGAACAACCTGCTGGTGGATAAGTGGGAGGCCAGGGCCAACAACACCCATCAAATGACCAAGTATGAGGCGGGTTACTACTCGGAGATCGACGGCTACGAGCCGTTGACCGAGCACCCGCATCTTCTGACCAAGAAACCGGTTCGAATCCGCAACTTTCGGCTGGGACCCGTGCCTCGAGGATATACGCCGGAGAAGTATCTCGTCATGGGCTACAACCCAAACCCCCTGCCGCTTGAGGTGATCGGCGACCGGGTCTTTCTGGCGACGCAGTCGATCGAGTCCTCGCCGGATTTTGTTGACCCCAGCAAAACGCGATACACCAACTCCTTCATGACCTACTCGGCGACGCTCGCTGACATGCAGGACGACAGCATGGCCTCAGCCCCGGTACACGCCCAGCTGCAGAATAAGAACGAGTGGCAGCCCTACATGAATATGGGGGATCAGGCCGGGGGTACCATCGCGCGCGGCTTCGGCTGCAAGGTCGCCGGTTTTTTTTCATGCGAACCCTAA